GGACTAAAATACGAGAACCCTGTTTGTCCTAAAAAGAGTATTTCCCaattcactgaaaaaaaaaatacaatgacatcatttattcaaatttaatttatttattttgcaagCCAAAAGAAAATCAATTCGCCAATTTGTGGGGAAAAGGCGGCCATTGCTTTtctatattgtaaattttaaatgaattctgtatatttaggaaaaaaagtggaatgccccccccccccccccactcaatGCTACGACCTGTGCCTCAGGACTCTTGTGGGGATGAATCACAAAATAGCTATGTTGGTATTGACATGTATCTTGTATATACCACCGTACGTGCGCGTAGATAAATAGATAAAGGGAatgttgaaatacatgtacatgtatctacgcACAGTGCTTGTAAAGACCACTCAAGTTAAAATTAGAGCATTTTAGAAAACTTAACTTAGTTATGTAGTTAACAGAAATAGAATAGAAAACCAGTTTCTATATATTGCTTACCAACTAGAAATATCTGCCGACGAATATTTCGGGACGATGCTGCTTATTTCCAAGTCTGGTCTCGTATGTTGTATGGAAGGGTAGCTGGAACACAAATTCCAGGTAAATCCTTGACCTACTTAACGGGTCATTGTTTGACTGTTTGTTCAAGGTTATTAATATTGTGTTTGCGTCCACtagaattataattatttataaaaagtaCTATTTACttagtttacaaatatttacttGTGTATTGGCAAGCATGCAAACAGTTTGCAGTATAGAAGATACATTTAAAGTCAAAATATGAAGTGGAACTTTACAAAGCTTAATGGTACAGGCCAAATTTTACCTTAGTACTTTATATATACTATagaaatataggaaaatgttcaaattttaaagccaatttTTGCTATCTGTAAGTGTAATGAAGAGAATTCCAGGAActgtgttttacaaaagaactttcaacaaagtcgtaaatacatgtacatgtattttcactCTCTTGGAATCATCTTTGACGAACaaaacttattttataaaaccattaatttacccttattttgatttctataatcttattttacagccattaaattcaaatattgattACTTTGTGATCAataagcattcattaatttggtcgtaagtcgtaagttTTTTGTAAAGCGCAGTTAATTTGTTaagggacacctccatattctgacgtacttcctatcgatataagcaataaaataaagtaaaattttacaattttttctttttagaaaattCTAACCCAAAAGCGTGAAAACTGTGCCGGATGACATTTTGGCACCCGCTTAGGATGCAGTTTCgtaaatattgatatataccaaatgatagaccactgcctaaaaagtatatataaccaCTTGAGTTTATAGTGTGTCTCGCTTGACAAgcgagatacatgtatttacctttgaaaattattatcccataggaaaataaCAATTCCCATACaggaaataatattttcattcgGGAAGTATTAACATTCCTAtaagattttctaaaaattctacagaaattatatttcttatagAAGAAATTATTTCCGATAGGAATATTATTCAGGCAGGTACaatgtagttttcctataggagatTAAGACTTCCTAACGGATTTTAAAATCGTATGGGAGTTTTTTGCAATTATATTCCTATCGGAATTTAAATTCCTACAGGAAGCTCCTTTGTTTCAGTAGGAAATTCGAAATATTCGATAGAAAAATTGTTTCCCTATAGGAAAAGTTATTTTCttgtaggaatttatttttcaaaggtaAATAAATATCTCGCCTTACAGGCAGGTGAAATACATCAATAACAAAAGTGGATATTATAATAAACTCTTTGAGCAATTGCCGATAGATGTACTTTAGACGAATTCagaaatgccaccttggcactggtaTAATTATCCGACAGAGTGTTCGAAGCGCAAACGGTCAGAGCGTTAACTACGAATATGCAGTTCATAAGGTCAAATCCTGCTGGGgcttttaaatcttttttcctcaaatttgtaaaacatagtttttgatcaaaatttgtaaaatttaaaaaattctaaacgGATAAAAGTATTTCGATAACTTTGTAGTTtcatccacattaatatcgacaggtgtctcaaaattcattaattacCTTCCTAGTTTCAAACTTTACAATAAATCAAGGGCCACATatatcaatgtttaaaaaaaatctaacctGTTTAAATGCGACTGTGCATAAAGTAAAATCCCGCAAAGTTTCGATCGatatacagaagaaaaaaacTATCAAGAACATCGACCATATTTACATAAACCTAAAGAAAAGGATTATGAAATTTCTGTATTAAAATGATGCAATGAATTTAAGACGGCTCGATGATTGAGGTCAATTTTAgactatattgatctcctttagaagaagatctctatattaaaaagtaTAGGAAAATACTCAAATTGTAACGGTggaatatatggattttttattAGTGCAGAATAGACATTTTTTCGGCCTAGGCTTTTTTCTGTGTAAAATTGTTCAAATGGAGAAACTatctaaattacatgtatatatttttgattgtttgtttTGGTGCATGAttcaattatataattatgcttCAATATAGCCGTTAAATTTTTGAGCATCCGTGTTTGAAAATCGGAAGCGCATTATATGAAGAGAATCACTCGAATGTGTAATAATTTTTGCTTCTGGATTGTTACCAAATTGTCATATTAAGTTATTAAGTACTCAGATACAATTGAAGCCTCAAAAAatgattggtttttttttttttttttttttttttttttgtttttttttttttttgtttaccatATTTTGCTTGTAAAGGACGAAGGGAGTGCACGGTTACTTTCGAGTTTAACTactacacccctgcgaatgttattgtcatttaaattttagaccacgtggttttatttgaccctttcagtttcgcagtaaaaatcctgcctcgtgtttatagtctattttatagaatctaggtacttgttgtcaaatatgaattctagacgtatattgattttaaactttattttcattaattggtggataaaaagtgttctagaaataaatgtgacaatacaaaaatagttttttatctgctgttgcaacaattaacatgcgtagtagagatcccccataggaattaattttcgatccgcgcctgacctagtaataacatcaatagtgaaagaGACTACACTATTTTATGCAgtatgttccttgaaaatggctcgatatactgaatttttatgcaaaacattcacccattattttttttaaaaacatagtattgcacaccacaagcatcaaacatggctatgattttatttagcaacccaatgtttatattttcaaccactctacacgtggttgaacacgaacgataactctgttctgaatatcatcgttaaATTTAAATTACCGCTAGAttgtgaaataagacatacatcttaaaagattttgatgttttaacataaatcaaagtatgatatgatatgaaaattgaccagttcttacgtattttgagaatattatccgaacacttatacttccgctcgaaatttcacaggaactgaacaaatctcggtgaagtctcgtgaactttcattcgagcacctctggatttataacacattcgcaggggtgtactAGTATGCTCTTTAATAACCTGTTTATTCGCCGGAACAAACAGGTCACATACTCAGAACACTTTAGGATCTGTAATACATGATCCAAAGGCAATACGTCATCCCTATTAGGTCAAAGAATAGCATGCTATTTAGTCGTTAATCTCTTTCAAAAATTTACGCTTAGTCATTCTTCTAGATATGTCATGCACGTGGTGTCTGCCCTCTCGGACACGTGACTTTTCCCCGGGTACTCCGGCATCCCCCCACTTCATTGACCCCCTTGTGCTGAgagatattaaaattaataagatgTAGAAtctgtttatcaatcgttgtaaaaataaataaaatacagttgttttgGTGCAAAAATGTATGACTATTTTCACGCCTCTAATCTTGCATTTAATATCAAAACACATTTAGTTTAAGAGGGCAGGATGGCTGTGGCCATTTATATACTTTATTAATCTCCTTTAGAAGAGATGCTATGTAtataaatgaagtaaaatatcaaaactttaaAGGTAAAACATGAAGAATTTTCCTTTCAAAATAGATAGTTTATGGCGATAAAAGTCGCATCTAAAATGTTGACCACCCAGGGTCCTTAAATGGGGGATCATGGTAACTAAGAAACGAACCTGCTTTTAAAAACCTGTTGCATGTTACTTACAATTAAGGCTTAATTAAGACAGGATTTTATTATGCATCACTCGATGTTTCCAAAATTAGTttgattatcataattattcatTGTTACCTATGAGTGGATATGCTCCAATAAATCTTTAACCTTTTAACCTATTCACTTCTCTAAACTACATGTTATAAGTCAACACACAACATCTATtaatagtctgtcccaagttattgcttccatcaatttgatgatttttaattaaaatgcacatacctgtgaaagaaatacagttgaaatcgataaaagggaatatatcaaaaaatattttcattaagcaggcatcatttttcactcataaatgTTCagcggaaaaaaaattcttacggagatttataatgggaaatgtttacatcttttctccatttggaagtactcgggatacctcgcgcaatttttcaacggtaTCATCCGGGCttcttattaatggctgatgcaatgcaaaatccccgtagactttctatttttggatgtgtattgaaacctgaagcggtagagggggcgtttcaaaacagataatctggacattttcatatataagtggatgaacgtagtttaaGCACAAAGGTATctaagtggtggaagcaaaaactcgggacatagTATAAAACCTGTTAAACGTTTCATCACTAGATGCAACCCATctacaaattttgataaatttgacaattagttactttttttcaaaatactaaatctattcatactttaaaaaataagtcaCATAAAGCATGGCTGATATGGTGTCCATAtccatatttattttcaatgttcTAAAAAAAGCGGCGACCTCCAAGTGGACCGCCAAGCGATGAGCGAAGAGAACTGAGACTACTGAATCTGTCGTCATCATCGTCGTCGAGGCTAAGCTGTGGCGTAGGAAGGAGGGGACTTATTGCATTGTCATCGTTATTGTCAAGTCGCAATGTCGCTGCAGCATTTCTCAGCCCTTGCAGACCATTGCTCAATGCTCCTCGTCcgaacatattttcataattattgtcGTCATCAACTGATCCAAATCTTTGGCTGAGCGAGGTTCGTCCGAGACCTAGAGATCTCAACCCAAGCCTGTCGGGTCGGCTCCaattgtcgtcgtcgttgttcaTCCAAGGATTACGGAACATTCTGCCCATGGCACCTCTTGATCTGGAGAAAGGAGATCTCcaatcattatcatcatcatctcCTGTAAGTCCGCCAAGCGGGCCTCCTCTTGCTAGCCTCCTTCCTCTGTTCATCACCGAGGTGGCCCAGTTGTCATCATCATCTCCTCTCATTCTGCCAAACAGGCCTCCTCTTGCTAGCCTCCTTCCTCTGTTCATCACCGAGGTGGCCCAGTTGTCATCATCATCTCCTCTCATTCTGCCAAACAGGCCGTCTCTTGCTAGCCTCCTTCCTCTGTTCATCACCGAAGTGGCCCAGTTGTCATCATCGTCTCGTCTCATTCTGCCAAACATGCCTCCTCTTGATAGCCTCCTTCCTCTGTTCATCACCGAAGTGGCCCAGTTGTCATCATCATCTCCTCTCATTCTGCCAAACAGGCCTCCTCTTGCTAGCCTCCTTCCTCTGTTCATCACTGAAGTGTACCAATTGTCACTGTCGTCATCCAAGTATAAACCTCTTCTTAGCCCTCTCGTGAGCCCCCTGGTAGCTAATTGTCCTCTTCGGACTAGGGGTGATCTGGTTCTTCTGAGCAGTGACCCGGAACGTAACCAGTCGTTGTCGTCGTCCAAGCGTAGCGGGTTGATGAGCCTTGGTGCGCGACGAATACCTCTCGCGAAAGGTCCTCGCAGTGTATAGGGATTGTCATCTATATCACCTAGACGCAAGGCAGAAGGAAATCTGAAATACAAACCAGAGGTTCAACTTCAGAATTATTAAATATAGCTGTTGTGTTTCAAGACGAAACAACATACATGttctttaaagggacttggccacgatttgacttaaaattttatttttccattttcaatatttacactgataaatatagacgtttataatgctatgttaaaatattaaataagttttaattgttttttacatgccatattgtctaagaaatggttattctctacattacattttttgtaaacaaagactcgagctttgtttacataacaatcaattcatACCTCTGTGTCTCGcctgtaacttgactttaacattcaatattttgatcaatcatttaaaatgcacaagtaaaccattttatacataaaaagtaaaaaaaaaaatttgatctcaaatcgtgtccaagtccctttaaaatcaCAGTCATGCCTTGCACATCTTTTACGACATATAAAACACCGCGTAGATGGAGCCTCATACCAAAGCTCATGTCCTTCAACAGTTCATTATTGTATTGCAAACCATGGCATAATTAGCGGGATTGAATGATGTGTGTAGATGTATACGTTAAAATATTACAAGGATAAAGTATATTTTGAGATGTCAAAATCCATGAGAATACCATACCATATCGTAAAAGTCAGGACATCAGCTTATTATATACAATGCAAATGCATGCAAAATATAACGCTATAcattttgcttctataatacaatGTTGGGAAAGCAAATTCctacatgaaaaacaaataattaattgtatgtaaacaaatagaACGTAAAGAATCACTAGTATATTACAAAAGACTTGACCTATAGGGCCGGTATTGGTTTCTGTCTTTACTAATTGCATATCGATTTCCGTTCCACTTCTTGATTTCTAGTTCTCATAATATatagtgattgaaaaaaaaattcacattcgTTGTCTGAACAGTATGAGTTATGaacgatttttttcttaatgatctttagataaattttattttcagtttactCTCTATAATACGATACAGGCACTCTACATGCGTTTATATACAAAATCGAAAGTCTCGCACGACGCGATTTTAAGGTTCGCAAACCCTTTGACTCTTTGCGACAAATAATGAACGTCGCCTTAGTTTTCCAACAGAACTAACAGGAAGAGTAATCTTTGCATATGTAGAAGGAttttatggtgttccgatggggccacttcgaccttcgcactttcgcctttaggtcgaggtgcgagagtgcgaagttgcgacggcgaaagtgcgaaggtgcgacggcgaaggagcgaaagtgcgaagatgcgacggcgaagcgcgaagatgcgaaggcgaaagtgcgaagttgcgaaggcgaagaagcgataccaTTATCGCaccttcgccatcgcaacttcgcactctcgccttcgccttttttataattgttgagctctctatcgtttaaagacaattttagctgtacaaaaggacatctgaggcagacgatgaactttttagaatttattttcaacagcctgcgcagatccataactttttccggggggggggggggtcgatggaTAATTAAATTTGCCGGGGTGGGGGGTGTGGCATATTTTGGAGAGTTTTAATCatatataattgataaaatttaaattttccgggggatgggatccggaccctctctctccctttactgcatgtgtgaagttattgatattgaatttaCCTGGGggcccctctccccctctagatccatacatgagcaaggagtgtcgcattaTGAAATTAGA
This is a stretch of genomic DNA from Crassostrea angulata isolate pt1a10 chromosome 4, ASM2561291v2, whole genome shotgun sequence. It encodes these proteins:
- the LOC128181210 gene encoding uncharacterized protein LOC128181210, producing the protein MRTVCLGLVLLVSVASAQLSLRRFPSALRLGDIDDNPYTLRGPFARGIRRAPRLINPLRLDDDNDWLRSGSLLRRTRSPLVRRGQLATRGLTRGLRRGLYLDDDSDNWYTSVMNRGRRLARGGLFGRMRGDDDDNWATSVMNRGRRLSRGGMFGRMRRDDDDNWATSVMNRGRRLARDGLFGRMRGDDDDNWATSVMNRGRRLARGGLFGRMRGDDDDNWATSVMNRGRRLARGGPLGGLTGDDDDNDWRSPFSRSRGAMGRMFRNPWMNNDDDNWSRPDRLGLRSLGLGRTSLSQRFGSVDDDNNYENMFGRGALSNGLQGLRNAAATLRLDNNDDNAISPLLPTPQLSLDDDDDDRFSSLSSLRSSLGGPLGGRRFF